From Actinoplanes oblitus, a single genomic window includes:
- a CDS encoding glycoside hydrolase family 5 protein, with amino-acid sequence MAGNKIVTADGRAYRLLGVDRSSAEFACVQGKGLWDNSPVDQASVDAMKTWNIHAVRVPLNEECWLGVNGTPGGATYQQGIKDYVNLLVANGITPIVDLHWTWGAYTTGPDWHCKDEHATCQKPMPDAKYAPQFWTGVANAFKGNDAVVFDLFNEPYPDLASDWDKTLAWQCLRDGGMCTGIPYEVAGMQDLVDAVRATGATNILMIGGLEWANDLRQWLAYEPTDPLHNLAASWHAYSNNACASVSCWDSQVAPVAQQVPIVLGEFGQEGCGFDYMQTLANWADEHGVSYLAWTWNAWGCTTGAVLIKSYDGTPEPGVGEGYKAQLLARDPYA; translated from the coding sequence GTGGCGGGCAACAAGATCGTCACCGCCGACGGCCGGGCGTATCGGCTTCTCGGGGTGGACCGGTCCAGCGCCGAGTTCGCCTGTGTTCAGGGCAAGGGTCTCTGGGACAACAGCCCCGTGGACCAGGCCTCCGTCGACGCGATGAAGACGTGGAACATTCATGCCGTTCGGGTTCCGCTCAACGAGGAGTGCTGGCTGGGTGTCAACGGAACCCCCGGCGGCGCCACGTACCAGCAGGGCATCAAGGACTACGTGAACCTGCTGGTCGCCAACGGCATCACCCCCATCGTCGACCTGCACTGGACCTGGGGCGCTTACACCACAGGACCCGACTGGCACTGCAAGGACGAGCACGCGACCTGCCAGAAGCCGATGCCGGACGCGAAGTACGCCCCGCAGTTCTGGACCGGCGTCGCCAACGCGTTCAAGGGCAACGACGCGGTCGTCTTCGACCTGTTCAACGAGCCGTACCCGGACCTCGCCAGCGACTGGGACAAGACATTGGCCTGGCAGTGCCTGCGCGACGGCGGCATGTGCACCGGCATCCCCTACGAGGTAGCCGGCATGCAGGACCTGGTGGACGCGGTGCGGGCGACCGGCGCGACCAACATCCTCATGATCGGTGGGCTGGAATGGGCGAACGACCTGCGGCAGTGGCTGGCATACGAGCCAACCGATCCGCTGCACAACCTGGCCGCCTCGTGGCACGCGTACAGCAACAACGCCTGCGCGTCAGTGTCCTGCTGGGATAGCCAGGTCGCCCCGGTCGCGCAGCAGGTGCCGATCGTCCTCGGCGAGTTCGGCCAGGAAGGCTGTGGATTCGATTACATGCAGACGTTGGCGAACTGGGCGGACGAGCACGGCGTCTCGTACCTGGCCTGGACGTGGAACGCTTGGGGCTGCACCACCGGAGCTGTGCTCATCAAGAGCTACGACGGCACACCGGAGCCGGGCGTCGGCGAAGGCTACAAGGCCCAGCTACTGGCCCGTGACCCGTACGCATGA
- a CDS encoding ATP-binding protein — MIDTLFGLVPAASRGQQWVARDLQLVNWGGYDGYHHLRLAPGATLLSGGSGSGKSTLMDSYIALLMPHTTPFNGASNGGVVGRPRGKDQRNILSYARGKLDESRTDGETKLRVLRGDDRDTWSAIAMTWVDHTGAEFTALRAWYVPSSARSLDDVVAVRATCDHGYQLRALEGPAGRKLARADVVATGLTWSETDRDFTARLHTTLGIGAAGDGNKAVALLGRIQAGQQITTVDALYKTMVLEEPSTLATADAVVQQFDELSGTRARMITARQQVKALTPIREHRRTIDDAASRMRSIDEIGSFTEAVSPAALWRHHRRLDLLRAVETDLDQRHRRARQELAETNAAVTAAEAQRDGVAAALRASGGDRMDTAQREIRVVEQRLGDVERARERLDRALATIDAEVATGADFAALVETARHALGDVDARRTAQNAYAEAVAERNEADRELKGLRAEHEAVKTRRGNIPTELHAARAMLAEAAGLTPDDLPFVGELIEVRTEFEPWREAFNLALGGFATRMLIDIGSLNRFREAINSVPTARRVQFEGVRTGLRDEVGLDGKTLPGRLDYRPSPFTAWLKAELARRFAFVCVDTPKLLPQYAKALTITGQTSEGGRGAHGGHGRANVLGFTNGRTLADLENRISGTRKRLDDAAEAVSRAEKDLNSLEARRTSYQNVTELSWDQVDVGAVRAERERWHRVLEEIRAGNPEIDQLQGQWDALKQQVRDLTERVGRQKEIVKALGDSWAATVDEVDSAQQVLDAAAASGAGLSEQHREYLETLFGSDPDSATPAESLTRFDADVKRAAERLRTDRQLATEMIGRSRKALADTFAMFLERWPNPNLGIDPDASYRDFDRLLTDLETSGLHELETEWRDSLLNLSGNDLTGLDSELAAAVREIRDRIDPVNRILAALPFADDNHRLRIDPQESHSATRARFRKELRDVRALIDQAATDDDRESAYRRMAKVIDRIRRTAPDFADLVDVRNHVRISAEKVDLDGGHVAVYDHIGEKSGGESQELVAFIVGAALRYQLGDAGAARPRYAPVFLDEALIKADAHFTGRAIGAWRGLGFQLIIGAPNDKHSAIEPHVDAEYLILKNANGRSWAKPLVGVPGE; from the coding sequence ATGATCGACACCCTGTTCGGGTTGGTTCCGGCGGCGTCGCGGGGCCAGCAGTGGGTGGCACGGGACCTGCAACTGGTCAACTGGGGTGGCTACGACGGTTATCACCACCTGCGGCTGGCGCCCGGCGCGACCCTGCTCAGCGGAGGGTCCGGATCGGGCAAGTCGACGCTGATGGACTCGTACATCGCGTTGCTCATGCCGCACACCACTCCCTTCAACGGGGCGTCCAACGGCGGAGTGGTGGGCCGGCCCCGGGGCAAGGACCAGCGCAACATCCTCTCGTACGCCCGTGGAAAGCTCGACGAGTCGCGCACCGACGGTGAGACGAAGCTGCGGGTGCTGCGTGGCGACGACCGGGACACCTGGTCCGCCATCGCGATGACCTGGGTGGACCACACCGGTGCCGAGTTCACCGCGCTGCGGGCCTGGTACGTCCCGTCGTCCGCGCGCAGCCTGGACGACGTCGTGGCGGTCCGGGCCACCTGCGACCACGGATATCAGCTGCGGGCGCTGGAGGGCCCGGCGGGCCGCAAACTCGCCCGTGCCGACGTCGTGGCAACCGGCCTGACCTGGAGTGAGACGGATCGGGACTTCACCGCTCGGCTGCACACCACGCTCGGCATCGGCGCGGCGGGCGACGGGAACAAAGCAGTCGCTCTGCTCGGCCGGATTCAGGCCGGCCAGCAGATCACCACTGTCGACGCCCTGTACAAGACGATGGTCCTGGAGGAGCCGTCCACGCTGGCCACCGCGGACGCGGTGGTCCAGCAGTTCGACGAGCTGTCCGGCACCCGGGCCCGGATGATCACGGCCCGTCAGCAGGTCAAGGCGCTGACCCCGATCCGCGAACACCGGCGCACCATCGACGACGCGGCGAGCCGAATGCGCTCGATCGACGAGATCGGCTCCTTCACCGAGGCGGTGTCCCCGGCCGCGTTGTGGCGTCATCACCGCCGCCTCGATCTGTTGCGCGCGGTGGAGACGGACCTGGACCAGCGGCACCGCCGGGCCCGGCAGGAGCTGGCGGAGACGAACGCCGCGGTCACCGCGGCCGAGGCGCAGCGCGACGGCGTGGCGGCCGCCCTTCGCGCCTCCGGCGGTGACCGCATGGACACCGCGCAACGGGAAATCCGCGTCGTGGAGCAGCGGCTGGGTGACGTCGAACGCGCCCGGGAGCGACTGGACCGGGCGCTGGCCACGATCGACGCCGAAGTCGCCACCGGTGCGGACTTCGCGGCACTGGTCGAGACGGCACGTCACGCTCTGGGCGACGTCGACGCTCGCCGGACCGCGCAGAACGCGTACGCCGAGGCCGTTGCGGAGAGAAACGAGGCGGACCGGGAGCTGAAAGGGCTGCGCGCCGAGCACGAGGCGGTCAAGACCCGCCGGGGCAACATCCCGACCGAGCTGCACGCGGCTCGCGCGATGCTGGCCGAGGCTGCCGGACTCACCCCCGACGACCTGCCGTTCGTCGGCGAGCTGATCGAGGTCCGGACCGAGTTCGAGCCGTGGCGTGAGGCGTTCAACCTGGCGCTCGGCGGGTTCGCCACCCGGATGCTGATCGACATCGGCAGCCTGAACAGGTTCCGCGAGGCGATCAACTCGGTGCCGACCGCACGGCGGGTCCAGTTCGAGGGCGTGCGCACCGGGCTGCGAGACGAGGTCGGACTCGACGGCAAGACGCTTCCCGGCCGGCTCGACTACCGGCCGTCGCCCTTCACCGCCTGGCTCAAGGCCGAACTCGCCCGCCGGTTCGCCTTCGTCTGCGTCGACACCCCCAAACTGCTGCCGCAGTATGCCAAGGCACTCACGATCACCGGCCAGACGTCGGAAGGTGGCCGGGGCGCGCACGGTGGTCACGGCAGAGCCAATGTGCTGGGCTTCACGAACGGCAGGACGCTCGCCGACCTCGAGAACCGGATCAGCGGCACGCGCAAGCGCCTCGACGACGCCGCCGAGGCGGTTTCGAGGGCGGAGAAGGACCTCAACTCGCTGGAGGCCCGGCGCACGAGCTACCAGAACGTGACCGAGTTGTCCTGGGATCAGGTGGATGTCGGCGCGGTCCGGGCCGAACGGGAACGCTGGCACCGCGTCCTCGAGGAGATCCGCGCCGGCAATCCGGAGATCGACCAGCTGCAGGGTCAATGGGACGCCCTCAAACAGCAGGTCAGGGATCTGACCGAGCGGGTCGGGCGGCAGAAGGAGATCGTGAAGGCGCTCGGTGACTCGTGGGCGGCGACCGTCGACGAGGTGGACAGCGCTCAGCAGGTCCTGGACGCGGCCGCCGCGTCGGGTGCCGGCCTCAGCGAGCAACACCGGGAATACCTGGAAACGCTGTTCGGCAGCGACCCGGACAGCGCCACTCCGGCCGAGTCGCTGACGCGGTTCGACGCGGACGTCAAACGTGCCGCCGAGCGGCTCCGCACCGACCGGCAGCTCGCGACGGAGATGATCGGCCGGTCCAGGAAAGCGCTGGCCGACACCTTCGCCATGTTCCTCGAACGCTGGCCGAACCCGAACCTCGGTATCGATCCGGACGCCTCCTACCGCGACTTCGACCGTCTGCTCACCGACCTGGAGACCAGTGGTCTGCACGAGTTGGAGACCGAGTGGCGGGACAGTCTGCTCAACCTGTCCGGCAACGACCTGACCGGCCTGGACAGCGAACTCGCCGCAGCGGTCCGGGAGATCCGTGACCGGATCGACCCGGTCAACCGGATCCTCGCCGCCTTGCCGTTCGCCGACGACAACCATCGTCTGCGCATCGACCCGCAGGAGAGCCATTCGGCGACGCGTGCCCGGTTCCGCAAAGAACTGCGCGACGTGCGCGCTCTCATCGACCAGGCGGCGACAGACGACGACCGGGAAAGCGCCTACCGCCGGATGGCCAAGGTGATCGACCGCATCCGCCGCACCGCCCCCGATTTCGCCGACCTCGTCGACGTGCGCAACCACGTCCGGATCAGCGCGGAGAAGGTCGACCTCGACGGCGGCCACGTCGCGGTCTACGACCACATCGGCGAGAAGTCCGGCGGCGAGTCACAGGAGCTGGTGGCGTTCATCGTCGGCGCCGCGTTGCGGTATCAGCTGGGCGATGCGGGCGCCGCCCGCCCCCGCTACGCCCCGGTCTTTCTCGACGAGGCCCTGATCAAGGCGGACGCGCACTTCACCGGCCGTGCCATCGGCGCCTGGCGCGGGCTCGGCTTCCAGCTGATCATCGGGGCCCCGAACGACAAGCACAGCGCTATCGAACCGCACGTGGACGCGGAGTACCTGATCCTCAAGAACGCCAACGGGCGATCCTGGGCGAAACCCCTGGTAGGTGTTCCCGGCGAATGA
- a CDS encoding putative quinol monooxygenase: protein MSEAFGLVVRFTLRDPRAAAGFDALTELTLRGITSTEPGTLTYLVHTVPDEPLVRIFYELYADREAFDVHERQPHTRHFLAEREQYLAGVEVTWLRGGTGKPATR, encoded by the coding sequence GTGAGCGAGGCATTCGGTCTGGTGGTGCGCTTCACGCTGCGCGACCCGCGAGCGGCAGCGGGGTTCGACGCGCTGACCGAGCTGACCCTGCGCGGGATCACCTCGACGGAACCCGGCACGCTGACCTATCTCGTGCACACCGTCCCGGACGAGCCACTCGTCAGAATCTTCTACGAGCTGTACGCGGATCGGGAAGCCTTCGACGTCCACGAGCGGCAGCCGCACACCCGGCACTTCCTCGCCGAGCGGGAGCAGTACCTCGCTGGGGTCGAGGTCACCTGGCTACGGGGCGGGACCGGAAAGCCGGCCACGCGGTGA
- a CDS encoding DUF3375 domain-containing protein: MLALLHQTHAPFVVTVLAMVFTAERPAVAVADVHAEINDALDQLRAAGYGDEDGQPLPAGNARDLCRQWVQAGWLVRQVSDDDVEVYRLSAYGVGALEVAGRVGGTRTRVSESRVRTLLEAIERLAQDADPDLMSRMVRLHEEIQQRQKELTRLEKGGAVETAGDEQLLEAAENVLHLARELPADFARVAESIKAIQRDVVAELRHDVRPTGEVLREYLARGQRILDATSEGRAFAGALRLIGDPAQIDVLWGQLRTVLRHRFTELLPEQQRRELTEISRRIEQGVREVLAAQRQASHVITTQVRNHDPMRDRQVDELLRDVMSGLHKWVPGSRRGEAVEPLRRLPVADVGHLRQRTSDPRPPQPPAPLRDWDATEDLPAADTRAWGGPRYAELRTHLAAFAGEAGSVDVLAAFAAAGEQLHRPVDLLGMLEIAHDAGMTETGEVRVVDTVRPDRSRRRFALGGVVAANAWGTDRSGGDE, encoded by the coding sequence ATGCTCGCCTTGCTCCACCAGACGCACGCGCCGTTCGTGGTGACGGTGCTGGCCATGGTCTTCACCGCGGAGCGCCCGGCGGTGGCGGTGGCGGACGTGCATGCGGAGATCAATGACGCGCTCGATCAGCTGCGGGCCGCGGGTTACGGCGACGAGGACGGTCAGCCGCTGCCGGCGGGGAACGCGCGGGATCTCTGCCGGCAGTGGGTGCAGGCCGGGTGGCTGGTGCGGCAGGTGTCCGACGACGATGTCGAGGTGTACCGGCTCTCGGCGTACGGGGTCGGCGCCCTCGAGGTCGCCGGACGGGTGGGCGGGACGCGTACCAGGGTGTCCGAGTCGCGGGTCAGGACGCTGCTGGAGGCGATCGAGCGACTCGCGCAGGACGCTGATCCGGACCTGATGTCCCGGATGGTGCGCCTGCACGAGGAGATCCAGCAACGGCAGAAGGAGCTGACCCGGCTCGAGAAGGGTGGCGCTGTCGAGACGGCCGGCGATGAGCAACTGCTCGAGGCGGCCGAGAACGTGCTGCACCTGGCGCGGGAGCTACCCGCGGATTTCGCGCGGGTGGCGGAGTCGATCAAAGCCATTCAGCGGGACGTCGTCGCCGAGTTGCGGCACGATGTCCGGCCGACCGGTGAGGTGCTGCGTGAGTACCTCGCGCGCGGGCAGCGGATCCTGGATGCGACGTCGGAAGGACGCGCGTTCGCGGGGGCGTTGCGCCTGATCGGTGACCCGGCGCAGATCGACGTCCTGTGGGGCCAGCTGCGTACCGTGCTGCGGCACCGGTTCACCGAGCTGCTGCCGGAGCAGCAGCGGCGGGAACTCACCGAGATATCACGGCGCATCGAGCAGGGGGTCAGAGAGGTGCTGGCCGCCCAGCGGCAGGCATCGCATGTCATCACCACCCAGGTGCGCAACCACGATCCGATGCGGGATCGCCAGGTGGACGAGCTGCTGAGGGATGTGATGTCGGGCCTGCACAAGTGGGTTCCCGGTTCGCGCCGCGGCGAGGCCGTGGAGCCGCTGCGGCGTCTGCCGGTCGCCGACGTGGGGCACCTGCGGCAGCGGACGAGTGACCCGCGTCCGCCGCAGCCGCCCGCGCCGTTGCGGGACTGGGACGCGACCGAGGACCTTCCGGCTGCGGACACGCGGGCGTGGGGTGGCCCGCGGTACGCCGAGTTGCGCACGCACCTGGCGGCGTTCGCCGGCGAGGCGGGCAGCGTCGATGTGCTGGCCGCGTTCGCGGCAGCGGGTGAGCAGCTCCATCGGCCGGTCGACCTGCTGGGGATGCTGGAGATCGCCCATGATGCCGGGATGACCGAGACCGGCGAGGTGAGGGTGGTCGACACGGTGCGACCCGATCGCAGCCGGCGACGGTTCGCTCTCGGCGGCGTGGTGGCGGCGAATGCGTGGGGCACGGACAGGAGCGGTGGCGATGAGTGA
- a CDS encoding DUF4194 domain-containing protein encodes MSEAIDAEDGFIDPVSMEEDPAELFAGDAGTLDADVRRVLVQLLRRKFLLAEKNPGQWRTLLENQQIIESRMHDLFVRLVVDRDRGVAYKQQVRPVELDVPILLKDDPYNRAETLVLVHLRTVFQRERGTGETSARVDIEELEQTVLTYFDPHDLNLARRQQEVRNAVQRLATEGLLAEESAGRYRITPMVEVVLSREKLAELNQWLREQNEATA; translated from the coding sequence ATGAGTGAGGCGATCGACGCCGAGGACGGTTTCATCGATCCGGTCTCGATGGAGGAGGATCCCGCCGAGCTGTTCGCCGGCGACGCGGGCACGCTGGACGCGGACGTACGACGGGTGCTGGTTCAGTTGTTACGGCGTAAGTTCCTGCTCGCCGAGAAGAACCCGGGGCAGTGGCGCACCCTGCTGGAGAACCAGCAGATCATCGAGTCACGGATGCACGACCTGTTCGTCCGTCTCGTGGTCGACCGCGATCGGGGCGTCGCGTACAAGCAGCAGGTGCGGCCGGTGGAGCTGGACGTGCCGATCCTGCTCAAGGACGACCCCTACAACCGGGCCGAGACGCTGGTCCTGGTGCACCTGCGGACAGTCTTCCAACGGGAGCGCGGTACTGGTGAGACGTCCGCGCGAGTGGACATCGAGGAGCTGGAACAGACCGTGCTGACCTACTTCGACCCGCACGACCTCAACCTGGCCCGGCGCCAGCAGGAGGTGCGCAACGCGGTGCAGCGGCTGGCCACCGAGGGGCTGCTCGCGGAGGAGTCGGCCGGGCGGTACCGGATCACCCCGATGGTGGAGGTGGTGCTGAGCCGGGAGAAGCTCGCCGAGCTGAACCAGTGGCTGCGCGAACAGAACGAGGCCACGGCGTGA
- a CDS encoding VOC family protein, translating to MDVAAHTPGTVCWIDIGAPDPDATAAFYGELFGWTYTASGADGYRAALLDGRAVSGLGPAEDPGPPYWTAVLSVEDIDAAAAAFAAAGARIVVPPAPVAELGHAAVVVDPVGAPVSLWQPGTQTGMQAVGEHGAFASIELLTGRPDEASDFYRRVLGWHLDGTERRPETGVRGTPPPSPTPQPSLWLVNFTSDDVDATVTSALRLGATHAGLDCGATVLLRDPAGALFGIVATR from the coding sequence ATGGACGTCGCTGCGCACACCCCGGGGACCGTCTGCTGGATCGACATCGGGGCCCCGGATCCCGATGCGACAGCGGCGTTCTACGGGGAACTGTTCGGCTGGACCTACACCGCCTCCGGGGCAGACGGCTACCGGGCGGCTCTGCTCGATGGCCGGGCGGTGTCAGGTCTCGGGCCGGCCGAGGATCCGGGGCCTCCGTACTGGACGGCTGTCCTCAGCGTCGAGGACATCGACGCCGCCGCCGCGGCGTTCGCCGCGGCGGGCGCACGGATCGTCGTGCCGCCCGCCCCGGTCGCGGAACTCGGGCACGCGGCGGTCGTCGTCGACCCCGTCGGCGCACCGGTCTCCCTGTGGCAGCCCGGGACCCAGACGGGAATGCAGGCGGTCGGAGAACACGGCGCCTTCGCCTCGATCGAACTCCTGACGGGTCGACCCGACGAGGCGTCGGACTTCTACCGCCGCGTGTTGGGGTGGCACCTCGACGGCACGGAACGCCGGCCGGAAACCGGTGTCAGGGGAACGCCTCCACCAAGCCCGACCCCTCAACCCTCCCTGTGGCTCGTCAACTTCACGAGCGACGACGTCGACGCCACCGTCACCAGCGCGCTCCGCCTCGGTGCGACCCACGCCGGACTCGACTGCGGCGCCACCGTGCTCCTGCGGGATCCCGCCGGGGCGCTGTTCGGCATCGTCGCCACCCGCTGA
- a CDS encoding serine hydrolase domain-containing protein, whose amino-acid sequence MAAGFGAATYGGLRAASAGTTGAKMWKATGTTVPALTPFDNTMKAFMQARDITAGQLAVTYKGRLVLARGYRWSADSTLNVQPTSLFRIASLSKSLTAAAIVKLVQDGKLTLGTRVATVADLTPPAGRTRDPRIDKITLQQLLQHTAGWDRTVSPDPQFNDRVIARALGVPMELRPTDVVTYMSGQPLDFDPGTKAVYSNFGYHLAGRVIERASGLPYATYVRQKLLAPLGITRMAQGWSIARHPGEVPYVSQYTGTTVLDETGATVAAPYGTFSMRLMEAHGGWIASAVDMVRWASVFDKAGAVLGRTAIGQVFAQPGIGVNADGWYYGLGWQVRPVTGGSGRNTWHTGSLPGTYTLLVRTYHGMSWAALFNQRDDISGLDYGDIDAALWTAAGQVTSWPTTDLYSRYF is encoded by the coding sequence GTGGCGGCCGGATTCGGCGCCGCCACGTACGGCGGGTTGCGGGCCGCGTCGGCGGGAACGACAGGTGCCAAGATGTGGAAGGCGACCGGCACCACGGTGCCTGCCCTGACACCCTTCGACAACACCATGAAGGCGTTCATGCAGGCGCGGGACATCACCGCCGGGCAGCTCGCCGTGACCTACAAGGGGCGGTTGGTGCTCGCCCGCGGCTACCGCTGGAGCGCCGACAGCACGCTGAACGTGCAGCCCACGTCACTGTTCCGGATCGCCAGCCTGTCCAAGTCGCTGACCGCGGCCGCCATCGTGAAGCTGGTACAGGACGGCAAGCTGACCCTCGGCACCAGGGTCGCCACGGTCGCCGACCTCACGCCGCCGGCCGGCCGGACCCGGGACCCGCGCATCGACAAGATCACCTTGCAGCAGCTGCTGCAGCACACCGCGGGCTGGGATCGGACGGTCTCGCCGGACCCGCAGTTCAACGACCGGGTGATCGCCAGGGCGCTGGGCGTGCCGATGGAGCTGCGCCCCACGGACGTGGTCACGTACATGTCCGGGCAGCCACTGGACTTCGACCCGGGCACGAAGGCGGTCTACAGCAACTTCGGCTACCACCTCGCGGGCCGGGTGATCGAACGGGCCAGCGGACTTCCGTACGCCACGTACGTGCGGCAGAAGCTGTTGGCGCCGCTGGGCATCACCCGGATGGCGCAAGGCTGGAGCATCGCCAGGCATCCGGGCGAGGTGCCGTACGTGTCGCAGTACACCGGCACCACCGTGCTCGACGAGACCGGCGCTACCGTGGCCGCCCCGTACGGCACGTTCAGCATGCGGCTGATGGAGGCGCACGGTGGCTGGATCGCCTCGGCCGTCGACATGGTGCGCTGGGCGTCGGTGTTCGACAAGGCCGGAGCGGTGCTGGGTAGAACCGCGATCGGCCAGGTCTTCGCGCAGCCCGGCATCGGCGTCAACGCGGACGGCTGGTATTACGGTCTCGGCTGGCAGGTACGGCCGGTCACTGGGGGGTCGGGCCGCAACACCTGGCACACCGGCAGCCTGCCGGGAACCTACACCCTGCTGGTGCGTACTTACCACGGGATGAGTTGGGCGGCGCTGTTCAACCAGCGCGACGACATCTCCGGACTCGACTACGGCGACATCGACGCGGCGCTCTGGACAGCCGCCGGCCAGGTCACCTCGTGGCCCACGACCGATCTCTACTCGCGCTACTTCTGA
- a CDS encoding Wadjet anti-phage system protein JetD domain-containing protein, producing MNPLVTPEEAVAAVRGKLEQKWAEAICGEMVFSVRLRPGVRTGKAVEQLGYASWHAWHMRWRDFADRLPAGVELVRDAVSIRGVTGRFPTVLRAGLDGAVALLGAEPPAVDVSRARALASSLRTAGAILTPATLRAVSALRTGDVQVLINAVTWLRRHPDAGDWTLRQLPVPGMHTKWLDTHGALLRDVTGRDVRDEVRPRPAVIHLTYVDPRHAASGRRRHDAWTTGDVHDIAYPPRVVLVVENRDSRLWFPPVSDTIVVEGGGKAAAALLGNVPWIRSADYVVYWGDMDADGYTILDHFRATLAVPAPDGAPARDVSSILMDAADLHRYAAHGVNHDKAGRPIKPSAEVLPHLTEGEAVAYGTIATAGPTPLRRIEQEAIPLADAVARLRQTLNVAGPG from the coding sequence ATGAATCCACTGGTCACCCCGGAGGAGGCCGTCGCTGCCGTCCGCGGCAAGCTCGAACAGAAGTGGGCGGAGGCGATCTGCGGCGAAATGGTGTTCTCCGTGCGGCTCCGGCCGGGAGTGAGAACGGGCAAGGCTGTCGAGCAGTTGGGCTATGCCAGCTGGCACGCCTGGCACATGCGGTGGCGCGACTTCGCGGACCGGCTTCCGGCCGGCGTGGAGCTCGTCCGCGACGCGGTGTCGATCCGAGGCGTCACCGGCCGATTCCCGACCGTGCTCCGTGCCGGCCTGGACGGCGCCGTGGCGCTGCTCGGTGCCGAACCACCGGCCGTGGACGTCAGCCGCGCCCGTGCGCTGGCTTCCAGCCTGCGGACCGCCGGCGCGATCCTCACCCCGGCCACGCTGCGAGCCGTCTCCGCGCTTCGTACCGGCGACGTGCAAGTGCTGATCAACGCGGTGACCTGGTTACGCCGGCACCCCGACGCCGGTGACTGGACCCTGCGGCAACTTCCCGTGCCGGGAATGCACACCAAATGGCTCGATACCCACGGCGCGCTGCTGCGCGACGTCACCGGACGCGATGTCCGCGACGAGGTCCGGCCCCGGCCGGCCGTCATTCACCTGACCTACGTCGACCCACGTCACGCAGCGTCGGGCAGGCGCAGGCACGACGCCTGGACCACCGGGGACGTACACGACATCGCCTACCCGCCGCGCGTCGTCCTGGTCGTGGAGAACCGCGACTCCCGCCTCTGGTTCCCGCCGGTCAGCGACACGATCGTGGTGGAGGGCGGTGGCAAGGCAGCGGCCGCCCTGCTCGGGAACGTGCCCTGGATCCGTTCCGCGGATTACGTCGTCTACTGGGGTGACATGGATGCGGACGGGTACACGATCCTCGACCACTTCCGTGCCACGCTCGCCGTGCCCGCGCCGGACGGCGCACCGGCCAGGGACGTCTCCTCCATCCTCATGGACGCCGCCGATCTGCACCGTTACGCTGCCCACGGCGTCAACCACGACAAGGCGGGCCGGCCGATCAAGCCGTCCGCGGAGGTCTTGCCGCACCTCACCGAGGGCGAGGCCGTCGCCTACGGCACCATCGCCACCGCGGGTCCGACCCCGTTGCGCCGCATCGAGCAGGAAGCCATTCCTCTCGCCGACGCGGTGGCCCGGCTCCGACAGACGCTGAACGTCGCCGGACCGGGGTGA
- a CDS encoding TetR/AcrR family transcriptional regulator → MAKDTRTRMIDAAVAALRQRGLAGMSFSDVLADSGAARGAIYHHFPGGKRQLAAEAASRNGQDVHAHLAGLPRTSPLAVVEAFLAGIRPVVEESTRGSGCAVAAVTLELDGNSAELRGVAAAAFASWAGQLAESLAAAGMARDDAADLASLLISLLEGAHVLCRAAGSLEPFDQAARAAVALVGATSARQH, encoded by the coding sequence ATGGCCAAGGACACCCGTACCCGGATGATCGACGCCGCAGTGGCCGCATTGCGGCAGCGGGGCCTCGCGGGGATGTCGTTCAGCGACGTTCTCGCCGACAGCGGAGCCGCCCGCGGTGCGATCTACCACCACTTTCCCGGTGGCAAGCGGCAACTCGCCGCCGAAGCGGCCAGCCGCAACGGTCAGGACGTACACGCTCACCTGGCCGGGCTTCCGAGGACCAGCCCGCTCGCCGTCGTCGAGGCGTTCCTCGCCGGCATCCGCCCGGTCGTCGAGGAATCCACCCGTGGCAGCGGCTGTGCGGTTGCCGCTGTCACTCTCGAACTGGATGGGAACAGTGCCGAACTGCGCGGGGTCGCGGCAGCCGCGTTCGCTTCCTGGGCCGGGCAACTCGCGGAGTCACTCGCTGCGGCGGGGATGGCCCGCGATGACGCCGCCGACCTCGCCAGCCTGCTCATCAGCCTCCTCGAAGGAGCACATGTGCTGTGCCGGGCGGCCGGCAGTCTCGAACCCTTCGATCAAGCAGCTCGGGCAGCCGTCGCCCTCGTGGGTGCCACGTCGGCGCGGCAGCATTAG